CTGTAGAGCCTGTAGACCGTCACCGCAAAAGCAAGCAGCAGGATGAAGAAAATCAGGAAAAACGGCCGGCTGATTTCCGACAGGCGGCTTTCCGTCACGCTTTCATCCTTGGCGGTGACCTTGAAGGTCGGTCGCCGTGGGTCCCACATCACCGAGAGGATAGCCGGCAGCAGATGTATCGATTGCACATATTCGTAAAGCTCCGAAATCCATGGCCAGCGGAAGGAACCATAGAGGTAGTTTTGAACCATCAGGTTCACGAGCATGTAGGACAGGGTATAGGCCATGAACTCACCACCCGAGCCCATGAAAATCTGTAGATCGAAAAACAGGTAGAACAGCGGTGCCATCAGGAAGATTGCCCGGGGAAAGGGAAACAGCCAGAACATTGTCGATGACATGTAGCAAAGCCGCTGCGGCAGGGTCAGGCCGCGCTTGAGTGGTGGAAAACGGAACAGCATGATCTGCATCATGCCCTGCGCCCAGCGGCTGCGCTGGCCGATAAAACTGGCAAAGGTGGCCGGTTGCAGGCCAGCGATTAGCGGCATATCGACAAAAATGCTGTTCCAGCCGCGCGAATGCAGTTCAAGCGCGGTTTCGCAATCCTCGGTGATGGAAAGGCCGCTGAAGCCTTTGGTTTCAAGCAGGGCTTCGCGGCGCAGAACGGCAGCCGATCCGCAGAAAAAGGCCGCGTTCCATTTGTCGAGGCCGCGCTGGATAATGCCGTAGAACATTTCGTTCTCGCTCGGCATCTTGTTGAATGTATTGAGGTTCCGCTCAACCGGATCAGGGTTGATGAAGAAATGCGGTGTCTGGACTAGGAAAAGACGCGGGTCTTCCCCGAAATAGCCGACGGTTTCCTTGAGAAAGCTGCGGGCCGGAGCGTGATCTGCGTCGAAGACGGCGACCAGCTCTCCGCTGGAGTGATCGAGACCGTTGTTGAGATTGCCAGCCTTTGCATGTTCGTTGCGTTCTCGGGTCAGATAGCGCACGCCAAGCTGGCTACAGAGCGCCTGGAGCGCCTGGTGACGTTGTTCGGCGAATTTTGCTGCCAGCAGGTCGGTGGATTGACGCTTCTGCTCCGTTGAACCGTCGTCCAGCAGCCAAACAGTGAATCTGTCCGTGGGATAATCGAGATTGCGGGCCGCAGCCAGCGTATTGGCCAGCAAGGCTTCGTCTTCGTTATAGCTTGGCACGAAGATGTCGACGATCGGCAGTTCTTCAGCGGCAAGCGTGCGAAAAGGCTTGCGCGGCGGCAGTGGCATGGACACCACGAACAGGCTGAGAAAAAGCATCAGAACGCTGTACATCTCGGCCAGATAGACAAGCAGGCCGGGGATGAAATTTTCAAGCTGGTTGACCGGCGGCAAGGTACTGCTGGTGCGCCAATAGACATAACGCAGCACAATGGCCGTCGAGAGCGACAGAAAAACAATGCGGCCGCGGCCTTCGATCCGCATCATTCTCATCACCGAAACGATGATAAGAATGATGAATGTTGTCACCAGCTGTGTCCGGGTGTCGATGGGCAAAAATGTCAGGGCCAGCATCGCCGCCGCGCAGATCAGCCAGAGCAGGAAGCGGACCAAAAACACCATTGTCTAATCCTCGAAATCCCGGTCAAAGGGGACGCGTTGCGGCCACCGCGATGCAGCGGATTTTTCGCTTATGGCCACCAAGCTCATGGGCGCCATCCAGTTCATGGGCATTGTCCAGCTTGGGTTGCCCCAGATTGGGCCGAGCCAGATTGGGCCGAGTTTGCGCCAATGCATGCGGGCGATGGCACGACAGAACCGGGTCTTGCGGTCTGTGCGGACGGGCTTGTCGCGCCCGATCGGGCGGGCGACGGTACTGTTCCATGGGAGGCGCCGATCTGGCCGGGTGACGGAACGATCGTGCCTTGCGCACCCGCCGGTAATGGCCGTGGATTGGATGTCACCGAACCAGGAGCAGTAGACTGTGATGTCGCCGCGTTCGTCTGGGCCGGACGCGCGGCGCGGGGCTCGGTGGGATGTTGAGCCGGAGTGACAGCTAAGGCCGCCGGGACTGGCAGAATGGGGGTTGCCGGAGGATAGATCGGTGCGCTGCTACCGCCCAGGCGGGTGTCGAGCGGGGGAGGGCCGCCGTAAGGGTTCCAGCCGGGACTGTCGACGGTGCCAGCAAGGGTAAATCCATACATCAGCGATAGAAGCTGCTGTTCGCTTGCCAGCCTGTCGCAAAGCCGCATGCGGATCTGAACGGTTCCGCCATCGACGAAGGGGCCACGCTGGCCCTGCCGGGCGCGCAATTGCTGCCAGGCATAAAGGCAGAGGTCGTTGCCGCTGGAGCGGCCCACCGCATAGCCGAAAGGCCCAAAATCATTCTGCACCACGTAGGATGCGCGGGTCATGGCGAGGCCCGGCAGGGTGCCGCGCATTTCCGAATTGATCCGGGCGTCGGTCAATGAGGCCGAGGAGAGGGCATTATCGCCGTAGCGATTGGGATTTTCCGTTCCGTAAAACCGCACCTGCACGACATTTTGTCCCGGAACCGTCGAATTGGTCGACAGGGCAATTTCCTGCTGCACCGCATTGCTGAAGCGCTTTTGCGTGACGCCGACGATGGAAAAGTCGCCCGGCGGTGGTAAAAGCATGGCCTGGTCTGCGGAGAGCGCCCGCGTTTCGTCGTTCAGCCGCACCGGATTGCCGGCACAGGCGGACAAAAGGGCCACAAGAATAAGAGCGGGCGAGCAGACTATGCCCCGCACCAGTCCCGCTAGAATCGGTCGGTCTAGAATCATAGCCTCGTCATACGCCAGAAACTGCACTGACGAAATTTAAAACCTTTCAAAGTGCAAGACTTCCCTCCCGATCCGATCAAAATAAACCATTTCTTTACCCTAACAGTTAAAAGTCAGATCTTATTGGCTTTGCATTTCGGCCGATAATGCGGACGGAGTTCTCATGCGTACATCACTCATAGCGCTTATAGCGATTGCGGCCGGAGCCGTGGGTGCCGTGGGCGTTCTTCCGGGCCATGAGGATCTCGCGACGGTTTCGAAAAATTCGCAGGCCTCCGGCCAGGATGTCCGTGAGGGCGAGGAGGCTGGCGAGCAGGTGCCGTCTGGAAAATCCGAGCGTCTGCCAGCACCCCGGGCCATGCCCGTGCAACTGCTGGCAGAGGCGGGCACGCCCGACCCGTCAGCACCCACCCGACCCAGTTCGCCGCTTGTCCCTGTTGCCGGGGAACAGTCTGCCGCACCGGTAAAGCCTACCGAGGGTGGAGGGTCTGGAGAAACCAGCCGCCCATCGGTTGATGCCAGCCGCCCCTCGGTCGATGAAAGTGCGTTGCGTTATTTTGCCGCCCGTGGTGATACGGTTCGGTTGCAGGCTGAGATTTCTCGCCTGCGCATGCTTTATCCCGGCTGGCAGCCGCCGGAAAATCCAATGTCCATCGCAACCGGGGTCGATAGCTTCGTCCAGTCGCTCTGGCAGACCTATGCGGACGGGCGTTATGATGAGGTGCGCAAAGCCATTGCCGGACGCCAGCAGAGTGAACCCGGTTGGATGCCACCGGAGGAATTGCTGGGAAGTCTGAGGCTTGCCGAAGCCCGCCAAAGCCTGGTCAAGGCATCCGATGACAAGCGTTATGACAGTGTTATCTCACTGGCGTCAGGGGCGCCGGAACTGCTGACCTGTACGGAGGTCGATGTTTTATGGCGTGTTGCCGAGGCTTTCGCCAGGACGAGCAAGCCGGAACGCGCCCGCGATGTCTATACCTATGTGCTGAAAACCTGCCGGACCCCACAATTGCGGCTGGCATCCATGCAGAAGGCAAGCACTCTGTTGCAGCCCGCTCTGCTCGAAGATTTGTTGAAGCTCGAACAGCCCAGTGCTGACGGGCAACCGGAATTCGACGGCATTCGTGACGATATTGCCCGCCAGATCGTGGCGCGCGCCGGACAGGATGCCGGGATTGCCGTGCAGGGCGTTGAGCTGGAGCGGTTGGAAAAGGCTGCCGAACGCGAAGGAAAAGCCAGCGATGCCCTGCTGCTCGGCTGGTATCATTACCGCCGCAACGACATGGCCACCGCGAAAGAGTGGTTTGACCGCTCCTACGCAAAAGAACCAAATGCCTCGGCGGCTCAAGGGTTGGCCCTGACGCAGGTGGCGCTTGGCACACCGGGCGAAGCGGAAAAGACCATGTTCCGCTTTTACGGCACCGATCAGCAGGCGAGGGCTGTCTATCTTTCGGCGGTTGCCGCATTGCTGTCGCAGGATCCGCCAAAGGTCATCGACAATGGCGTGCTGTCCCGCATGGCGCCAGTCGTTATCGCAGCCCGCAATTCGGCGGCAGCCGAGCAGTTCGGCTGGTATGCGCGCGCGTTGCAACAGATGTCGACGGCGGCGGACTGGTTTCGGCTGGTTTTGTCCTGGGATGCCACCTATGAACCTGCGGCCTATGGTCTGGCCCTGTCCCTCGACACTTTGGGCGACAAGACCGGCGTGGCGCAGATCAAGGCCAAATGGGCCGGCCAGTCCGACCGGATCGTCGCAGTCGGTGAAGTCAGGTCTTCCAAAGACAGGCTTGCGGTAAAACAAGCGGTGCGGTCTGCCGACCGATCGGCTGTTGCCGAGACGGGAAGCTCCGCGTCCGGGATTGTCAGCCAGACACGCTCAAGACCGACCATGGTTGGCTTGCAGCAAGAAACCGGAACCAGGCGCTCTGGCTGCTCATCAACCCTTCCTGCCGGGCAATTGTCGCCGTCAGAGGCTTTGATGCGCGGCTGGTGCCTGATGGATCTCAAGCGTCCGATGGAGGCGGTCGAGGCGTTCGACAGGGCATTCAGCGGCGGTGACCTGCCGCTTCGCCAGGATGCCGCCTATGGCAAGAGCCTGGCGCTTTTGCGGTTGAAGTTGACCGATAAAGCTGCCGCTGCCGCCGCGTCCGTGCCGCTTGGCAAGGAACGGGCGCGTGAGCTGCAATTGGCAATTCTGGCTGATCGCGCTGTGGGCGCGTTCCAGCTTGGCCGTGCCCGTGAGGCGCTGATTGCGCTCGACCAGCGCGCGCGCCTGATGCCGGAACCGCAGGATCTGCTTTTGCTGCGGGGCTATGCCTATCAGAAGCTCGGTTATGTCGGCGAGGCGCGCCAGATCTTCCAGACACTATCAGATGTCGGCAATACATCCGCTCTCAAGGCCTTGGCCGATATCCGCGCCAATGATCCCGGCGAACCGCATGGCTGATAGAATGACTGGATTCTTTCAGCGTCTTGGGGATTGGGATGCCTGAGAATCTGTTCCGCTTCCGCTGAAAAGGCAAACGAAAGCAAGAGCCTCTCGGGTTCAATCTGAACCTGACAAACTCTAGTCTCCGGTTTCCTGGATTGTGGTGAGCGGTGCATGGAACGTTGCCGTCAGGCCGGACGGGCGATAGTCCTTATGGGCATTGCCTGTTCCAGCCAGTCCCATGCGGATCAGGCGTGAGCCGAAGCCTTTGCGGGTCGGTTCGCTCACGGTCGGTCCACCGCTTTCCGTCCATGTCATCGACAGGGTCGGAATGGCGTCGTTGTCGGCGATCCACCATTTGACGGAAACGCGGCCGCTAGCGTTGGAAAGCGCACCATATTTGAGGGCATTGGTCGCCAGTTCATGCAGCAGCAAAGATAGCGACAGACCGGCCTTCGGGCCAAGCGCCAGATCGGGACCATCCACGTAAATACGGTCGCCGTCGGCATGCAAGGCCAGCACTTTCTCGATCACATCGCGCATTTTCGCCGCCGACCAGTTTTGCCGCAGAAGAACGTCATGGGCGGCGCCCAGGGCATGCAGACGGGCCAGGAAGGCGTTGACGGCTTCCTTTTCCGAGACGTCCTTCAATGTCTGCCCGGCAATGGCCTGGACCATGGCCAGCGTATTTTTCAGCCGGTGGCTCAGTTCGTGGTTGAGAAGTTCCTGTTCTTCCTCGGCCTGAACCTTGGCAAGGGCTGCATAGGTTCTGTCGGCAATGCCGCGCGTAAAGTCCAGTTCATCCTGGCTCCATGTCCGGGGCTTGTCGTCATGGGCAAAGAGAATACCGACCAGGTTTCCGCCTTTGAGGATCGGTACCTTGATGAGCGACGAAACCCCGATGGAGGCATAGGCATCCTTTTCTGTGGTCGGCCATTTGCTTGAGGCGACGTTGGGGATCGACAATGTCTCTCCCTTGCGCAGGTGCTCAATCGTTTCTGAAAATCTCTCGAGAGAATGGCGCCCCGCCAGTGAGACCGTGCCATGGGATGCCCAGTCGAAGGCGACCGCAAAGCTATTGTCGGTCCGATCCACCACGGCATAGCCTGCGCGGGCAACGCCAAGACCGTCCGACAGGATGGCGGCGGCGCTTTGGGTGATCTCTTCCACAGTGCTGGCGGCGCGAAGTTCGTCTCCCAGCTTTAACAGTGCAGCCTTTTTCGCTTCTTTCAGCTTGGCATCGGTGGTGTCGAAGACCACGCCGACCATGCGGGTGATCTCGCCTTTTTCGTTGTGAACGAAGCGCGCCCGCCGCGAAATCCAGCGCAATTCATCATCGTCGGCGCGGATGATCCGATAATCCACGTCAGGGCTGGCCGAACCCTCTCGCCGTGTGACCGGGTTTGAGCGCAGGCCACGATCGTCCTCATGCACCAGATCCTCAATCGCCGAAGCCGGATAGGACGTCTGCACGGGAATGCCGAAGACCCGACAGAATTCGCTGGAAACCGTCATGGTATTGGTAGCGATGTCCAATTCGAACGTGCCGACCCGGCCGGCCGCCTGGGCGCTTCGCGAGCGCTCGTCCTGTTGTTCCATGGCCGTGACGCGTGCCAGCCTGCGCTCGCTCAATCGGCGCTGTACCTCCGCCTCACGCGCTTTTTCCTTCAGCGCCTTGCGTAATTCCAGCTGCACCATCACCTGTCGGGCAAGAACCTTCAACGTGTCCTGTTGAAGCTCATCCAGCTGCTTGGGTTCGAAACCCAGCACGCAGACGGTGCCGATGGGTAAATTATCAGCGGTTTTCAGGACGGCTCCGGCATAAAACCGCAGATGGGGTTCGCCGGTGACCAGCGGATTGCGATTGAACCGGCTGTCTTGACTTGCATCCGGTATCATCAGGAAATCGTCTTCCAGAATAGCCTTGGCGCAGAAGGAACTGTCGAACGGTGTCTCGCGCACGCCAAGACCGACTTCCGCCTTGAAGAATTGCCTGCTGTCATCGATCAGATTGACGACGGCGATCGGCGTCGCGCAGATCCGCGAGGCGAGGGCGGCAATATCGTCAAAATCCTTCTCGCGCGGCGTGTCAAGCACGTCATAGGCCCTGAGTGCCTCAAGGCGCCGTCTCTCCCGCTGCTCGGCCTGGTCGTCGTTTAATGATTGGCGCATGAATCTTGTTCTGTCGTGCCGGTTCAAACTCTGGACCGGGCGGGATTTGCCGAGAGGGTTGCATTTTTTAAAGTGAAGATGCGCTCGCACCTTCGTTACCGAGAAATTCTTGTCCATTCCATCCGGGGGGACAAAGCAGGATGTGAATATGCGGAGAGGGTAAACTTTCCATGACGTTTGCCCGCTGGGCTGGAGATTCACTGGTTTATAAGGGCATTATCTGGGCATTTTTTATAGAATTTGCAAGATTGGAAATGCAGGTCCTTTTGCGGTGCTTTCTGCGATGTCAGAACATCAATTTTATTTTTAACAGATGGAACATATAGGATTTCTTCTCGTTTCGCGTTCCTAACGACAACAGGAAGTTTTATGACCGACAGCTCAGCTAGACGCGGTGCCGAGGCCGCCGGGCGCAGACTTCTGGCAGAGCATGCATCGGAAGATCCATTTGCCGCCGCCTTCAAGGCGACCCGCATGCCGATGATCATTACCGATCCCAGGCAGGCCGACAATCCGATCATCTTTGCCAATAATGCCTTTTGCGAGCTGACGGGCTATGCTTCCGACGATCTGATCGGCAAAAATTGCCGCTTCCTGCAAGGCCCTGACAGCGACCCGAAAGCTGTGTTGCAGATCCGCAAGGCGATAGAGGCCGAGCGGGACGTATCGGTCAATATTTTGAACTACCGTAAGGACGGCACGACGTTCTGGAATGCATTGTTCATCAGCCCAGTGCGCGATATCCAGGGCGAAGTGATTTATTTCTTTGCCTCGCAACTCGATTTTACCGATGTCAAAAGCAAGGAAGTGCAGCTGGCCTCGGCAAAATCGCAGGCGGAAGCAGCGGTCGCCCAGCGTACGCAGGATCTTGTCGATGCTCTGGAGGCAAAAACCACGCTCGTCCATGAGGTCGATCACCGCGTCAAGAACAATCTCCTGACGATTGCCTCTATCGTCAAGTTGCAGGCGCGGATGACCAGGGACGATACGGTGCGCCATACCTTGCGCTCTGTGCTTAATCGCGTCGAAGCGCTGAGCACGGTACAGAGAAAGCTGTTTACCTCGAGCGATGTCGGGCGTTTCGATGTGGCGGATTTTGCCCGCGAACTGGTGATTGACATTGTCAACGCGCTGAAACGGGGCGATATCAATATCACCATGGATCTTTCCCCGGTCTTTGTTCCCGCCGTGAAAGCGTCGCCACTGGCGCTGATTGTCAATGAGCTGATTGGGGATGCGGTGCGCCGCGGCCTGAGCGATGGCGGCGGCGAAATCCACCTGACCGTTAACCGGCCAAACGGTCATTTCGTGATTGAAGTGCGCGATACCGCTGATCCGGTGCCGGTCAATAGCGAGGATGACGACTTCGGGCGCCTGATGCTGGAAACCTGCATTCGCCAGGTTGATGCCAAACTTGAACGCAAGACTGAGGGCCGCCAGACCATCGTGCGGGTCACCCTGATGGTTGATAGCTGATCTGGAGCATAAAATTGGACATCATGATCGTCGAAGACGAGACCCTGCTTGCGCTTGAACTTGAAGCGGAAGTGGAGGCAGCTGGCCACACTGTCGTCGGACAGGCGATGAGCCGTGCTGAGGCTATTGAAATCATCGACCGGGAAAAACCGGACTTCGCCTTTGTCGACGTTCATCTTCTCGATGGGCCAACCGGGATCGAGGTTGGGCGGCATCTGACTGAGCGGGGTATTCCCTATGTTTTCGTCACGGGCAATCTTCGGCGGATACCGCCGGATTTCGTCGGTGCGGTGGGTGCTATTGAAAAGCCCTATACCATGAATGGCTTGCAGAACGCCCTGGATTATATCGGCAAGCGGCTGCGGGGCGAGGCTAACGTGCAGGCCCCGCCAAGCCTGGTGGTGGCGCCGGAGACCCAGCACGGTTGAGGGCATCGACCTCAAATCCGCGTCGCGGGCTTGAGGTCGTCAGGCCAAATGCCAATGTCATAATGCCAGCGTCGTGGTGACACCTGGCTGGTATCAGACGCTGACGCGACGGCCTTCCTTATCGGCATTCTTGCGGTCGGCGCCGTGTTTTTCGATAATGGTGCGGGCATCCTCGACCGATATCCGGTGCTTCTTGGCAAAGGAAACAGGCTCGTAAGGCTGTTGCGCGGTCGTTTCGTTGGTTTTCTTCTCAGCCATGATGGGTGTCCGATCTTGCTTGCTCCGGCGCAATGCCAGAGTGTGGGTTGAAATCTGTGACATTCTGAAGAGGGAGAATGTGGGCGTCTGGACCGAGAGACCGGCAGTGTGGCGGTCATGGTCGGTATTTTACCCCGATGGGCTGTATATGGCGATGAATGTCGCGAACTTCAATGTTGAGATGCGTCTAAGCGGGCCAATAGAGCATTTTTGCATGTCCCGGTACCGCGGAAATGGCTTATTTTCCTTTGCGCGGGATTTTATTGCCACGTGGCCCGGTTGTCACCGGCGTCCTCTTGCGGCTTTCCGTTAGAAGGATACGCCAGCGCTCCAGGCGTTCAGGTGCCAGTTCGCCCTTGGCAATGGCCGCCTGCACGGCGCAGCCGGGCTCATGGGCATGGGTGCAGTCGCGAAAACGGCATTGCGGCGCAAGTTCGGTAATTTCGCTGAACAAGGTATCGAGCCCATCCGTCACGTCGCTGACATAGAGCGTGCGAATTCCCGGCGTGTCGATGACCCAGCCGCCACCGCTGATGGCATGCAGAGATCGCGCCGTCGTTGTATGACGTCCCTTGGCATCGTGCTCGCGGATGCCGCCAGTTTTCTGGGGCAGGCCCGTTTCCGAACCGGCTCCCGTCTCCAAACCCGCCAAAGTGTTGACCAGCGTCGATTTTCCAACCCCCGACGAGCCGACAAGGGCGACTGTCTCGCCGATGCCGCACCAGGGCGCAAGCGCTGCTGCGGCATCCGGGGCGCGGGCATTGACCGTGACCACGGGCAGGTCGCGTTGCAGGCCTGCTGCCTCATCAACGAACCTTTGAGCATCGTCAACCGTATCGGCCTTGGTCAAAACCAGGACCGGATTGGCGCCGGACTGGTTGGCCATGACCAGATAGCGCTCCAGCCGGGCCGGATTGAAATCTGCATTGCAGGACGTGACGATAAACAGCGTATCGACATTGGCAGCGGCAAGCTGTTGGCCGTTGCGGCCTTCCGTGCGCCGCTGCAAGACGGTTTTACGCTCCAGCCGGCGGACAAATTCCCCGGTTACCGGATTGGCAAGCACCCAGTCTCCCACCGCGAAATCGGCTGTATTGCTGTGGTGAGGCAGTCCGAGATCACCGTGTCCGTCAGCATGGATCGCTTCAACCCGCGCGCGGTGAACGGAGGCGATACGCCAGGGCGTCAGTGCCGATTCATCCTGGCCGATCTGGTCTGCAAAAAACTCCGACCAGCCGAGCGTTGCAAGCAAGGGGGCGGTCAAAATGCGATACCGCAGCGGGCTGGAGCGATCATCTTGCTTGCTTTCTATCAACGAGTGCCGGGCTATCAACGTTGTCTGAAGACTACATAAGGCGATGTCGGACGCGGGGGAAGAGCAAAAAAATGCCTGAAAATTCTAAGGCAAAAATTCCCCGAAACCGAAGCGAATTTTGCGGTAAAATACCATGGCTGACAGCGAAATTTCCTCCTCCTTTACGACAGGTGAGAAAAGCCTGAACAGGTGGGACGACATTGATTGACAGAGGTAGTTTAGCATGTCACGAAATCCTATGATCAGTCGCCCCCTGCGTAACGTTTCGCTCACCCCCGAACTCGAGGGTTTCATTCATGCCAGCCTTGCGTGCGGCGACTATGCCAACGCAAACGACATGGTGTGCGCAGCCCTTAACGGGCTGCGCAACGCGGGCTTGCCCACCGGCAGGCAAGATCTCGGCATGCAAGACGTGGAATGGCCAAAAGGTGGCGGCAATTGCGGCGATCTGATCCGGGGGCGGGATTGGCGCAATTCCAGCCTCGGGGCGGTTTGTCAATGGTCGGGAGAATTGCGGGGGACGGTCGCCAATGTGGTCAATTCACCGGTTGCGACTGTATTGATGTGGGGAAAAGACCACATCATGATTTATAACGATGCCTATAGTGTCATTGCTGCGGATCGCCACCCGATAGCGCTCGGCATGCCTGTTGCCACCGCCTTCCCGGAAGTCTGGGATTGGAACCGTGGTATTCTGGAAGCCGGTTTCAGGGGCGAAACGGTGGTGTATCGGGATCAGCCGATTGTGCTGAATCGCCGGTCGGGACCGGAAAGACTGTTTCTCGATCTTTTCTATACTCCGGTGTACGATGCCGACGCCAAGGTCGGTGGCGTGATGTGTACGATTGTCGATAACAGCGCGCGTCTGTCGGTAGAGAGGCGGCTGGCTGAGCGCGAGGCGGAGTTGAGGCGGGTTACGGATGCCGTGCCCATGTTGATTTCCTATGTCGACCGGGATCACATCTATCGTTTCGTCAATGCCACCTATCAAGACTGGTTCGGTATTGCGCCTGAACGGGTGGTTGGGCGTCATGTGCGCGAACTGCTTGGCGATTTGTCCTATACCAACCGCCGCTCCTCTATTGAACGTGGCCTTGCGGGTGAAAGCTTCACCTCGGAAGCGACAATTATTCGCAACGGCGCGGAGCATCGGCTGGAAATCCGCTATATCCCGCATGTCGAGGCGGATGGTTCGATCCCGGGGGTTCATATCCTGTGCATCGATATGCAGGAGCATGCGAGACGCGAAGCGGCCCTGATTATCAGCAATCGCCGGTTTCGCACCGCCATGGACGCTGTCCATGGGGTATTGTGGACCAATGGCCGTGACGGTCGAATGGAGGGAGAACAGGCCGGCTGGTCGGCGCTGACCGGCCAGACCATGGCCGAATACCAGGGCTATGGCTGGTCCGATGCCGTCCATCCGGACGATGTTACCGCCACCATTGGCGCCTGGCGGGCGGCGGTCGACAGTAAAACCATGTTTATCCATGAGCACCGTGTCCGACGGGCCGATGGCGTCTGGCGCCAGTTTGCCATCCGGGCGCTGCCGCTTCTGGACAATGCGGGTGAAATCATCGAATGGGTCGGCGTTCACACCGATATTACCCACCAGCGGGCCGCTGAAGCGACCTTGCGTCAGCAGGCCGAGACCCTGGCGCGGCAGGTGCGCTACCGCGAACTGGC
This portion of the Allorhizobium ampelinum S4 genome encodes:
- the rsgA gene encoding ribosome small subunit-dependent GTPase A, whose amino-acid sequence is MTAPLLATLGWSEFFADQIGQDESALTPWRIASVHRARVEAIHADGHGDLGLPHHSNTADFAVGDWVLANPVTGEFVRRLERKTVLQRRTEGRNGQQLAAANVDTLFIVTSCNADFNPARLERYLVMANQSGANPVLVLTKADTVDDAQRFVDEAAGLQRDLPVVTVNARAPDAAAALAPWCGIGETVALVGSSGVGKSTLVNTLAGLETGAGSETGLPQKTGGIREHDAKGRHTTTARSLHAISGGGWVIDTPGIRTLYVSDVTDGLDTLFSEITELAPQCRFRDCTHAHEPGCAVQAAIAKGELAPERLERWRILLTESRKRTPVTTGPRGNKIPRKGK